The window ACTTCAGGGCTTTTTGTTGATGCCTCCTTGTTCACGGAGATCAATATGCTTCGGGTAAACTGTGAAGCGGTGCTGTCCCTCACCCATTATTTTGCCCAACAATTCAAACAGCAAAAAAGGGGAGGGATCATCTTCCTGAGTTCACTGGTCGCTTTCCAGGGGGTTCCCTATGCCGCCCACTATGCCGCCACCAAAGCCTATATCCAAAGCTTTGCTGAAGCGTTGGCAGTAGAGCTAAAGCCTTTTCAGGTAGATGTGCTGGCAGCAGCGCCCGGCCCTGTGGACAGCGGCTTCGCTCATCGGGCCAACATGAAGATGGGCAATTCCCTGGCACCCGAAAAAATTGGCGTTCCCATCCTCAAGGCACTTGGCAGGACCAATAATGTCGTCCCGGGCCTTCTCTCTAAAGTCCTGGTGTACAGTTTAGCTACCGTCCCGAGGTCGGCAAAAATAAAGATCATGAAAAAGGTCATGGGTGGCTTTACACAGCACCAGCGCTAGCAGCACCGAATAGGCAAATAACTGCTGGCTGGATAAACCATTCAGGGATCGTTCAATGGTGATTGATCCATTGAACGATCCTTACCATCTGTGTAACGGGTGTCCGAGGTTAATGCAATTGTCGGCCCCATGAAAGGCTTATGCTCCTTTCATTGACATTAGCAGGTCCGGGTAGTTAGGGAAAAATTGATCCAACATGAAAAGCATCAAAAGCACAGGCCTTTAACATGATGATGAAAACCTTGCAATTCAACTACCTAGATCGGTTTTCTGCCCTGGATAATCCTTAGTATAATGGCAATTAATGCAATTACCAGTAGAATATGGATAACTGCACCTGCATTAAAGGCAAAAAAACCAACTGCCCAGCCGATAATGAGTATTACGGCTACCAGATAAAGTAGATTTCCCATATTACTTGTTTTAATGGTTATGAATCAACAACTGACTATACCAAGCTACACTTCTTTAGAATGCTAACCCATGAGCAGGTTCATTGGGTGTGATGATTGTTATCACTATTGTTCTACA is drawn from Flavihumibacter rivuli and contains these coding sequences:
- a CDS encoding SDR family NAD(P)-dependent oxidoreductase, encoding MTLTAKEKARLKSNYGEWAIVTGASSGIGLELAHQLAASGINLIINGRQEERLLQAKKQLSRHQVQVIPVVADLAEAGGIDKIIQASRGLPIGLLVNNAGFGTSGLFVDASLFTEINMLRVNCEAVLSLTHYFAQQFKQQKRGGIIFLSSLVAFQGVPYAAHYAATKAYIQSFAEALAVELKPFQVDVLAAAPGPVDSGFAHRANMKMGNSLAPEKIGVPILKALGRTNNVVPGLLSKVLVYSLATVPRSAKIKIMKKVMGGFTQHQR
- a CDS encoding lmo0937 family membrane protein, whose product is MGNLLYLVAVILIIGWAVGFFAFNAGAVIHILLVIALIAIILRIIQGRKPI